From a single Paludibacter jiangxiensis genomic region:
- the pgl gene encoding 6-phosphogluconolactonase produces the protein MMKGVSIFETSDELNREVVNLVDFLLESRPVVNISLSGGSTPKALFDYWAKVKQEPGYWKRICLFWGDERCVPPDHEMSNYGMTKTHLLDEIPIPAENVFRIMGENDPEKEAARYAHLIEQKTPSFDLILLGLGDDGHTVSIFPSSIKLWNDPHICVVNSHPDSGMKRITITGKVVNAANYVAFLVTGSNKAIKVREIVLQRRNCFNKYPAAKVHPASGNLLWLLDKDAASLL, from the coding sequence ATGATGAAGGGAGTTTCGATATTTGAAACCAGCGACGAATTGAACCGGGAAGTGGTCAATTTGGTGGATTTTCTACTGGAATCCAGGCCGGTGGTCAATATCAGTCTTTCGGGAGGTTCTACCCCGAAAGCACTGTTTGATTACTGGGCTAAGGTAAAACAAGAACCTGGCTACTGGAAGCGGATTTGTCTCTTTTGGGGCGATGAACGTTGTGTGCCTCCTGATCATGAAATGAGTAATTATGGCATGACAAAAACGCATCTGCTCGATGAAATTCCCATTCCGGCGGAAAATGTCTTTCGCATCATGGGTGAGAATGATCCGGAGAAGGAGGCTGCGCGATATGCCCATCTAATCGAACAGAAAACCCCTTCTTTTGATCTGATTCTTCTGGGGTTGGGAGATGATGGTCACACCGTTTCCATTTTTCCTTCGTCAATAAAGCTTTGGAATGATCCGCATATTTGTGTCGTTAATTCGCATCCTGATAGTGGGATGAAACGGATAACGATTACAGGAAAGGTGGTGAATGCAGCCAATTATGTGGCTTTTTTGGTGACGGGTAGCAATAAAGCAATTAAAGTGAGAGAAATAGTATTGCAAAGGAGGAACTGTTTTAATAAATATCCGGCAGCCAAAGTGCATCCCGCATCCGGCAACCTGCTCTGGCTGCTGGATAAGGACGCGGCTTCTTTGCTGTGA
- the zwf gene encoding glucose-6-phosphate dehydrogenase: MGQIQDQVLVIFGASGDLTYRKLIPALFDLFMQDLLPRNFTILGVSRTEFTDATFRDKMNDGIRQFAYFKNPSKEKLTVFDEKLHYLAIETKEASEYVKLQHKLKKIDHDHQTGGNYLFYLSTPPALYGLIPQFLAKFGLNKGHNGFPRLIIEKPFGEDVYSAFQLNKLLLEFFKEEQIYRIDHYLGKETVQNVLVTRFANGIYEPLWNRNYIDRVEITAAESLGVEGRGGYYDHAGALRDMVQNHLLQLVALVAMEPPTEISAGAIRNEKMKVFQSLRPLKEHDLFNSVIRGQYMSSNIRGGHFKGYREEVGVDPMSRTETYVALKFFIDNWRWGGVPFYIRTGKRMPTRVSEIVIHFKPTPHKLFVSNPDFWTMGNQLVLRIHPDEGILLKTGMKVPGAGFEVKTVNMDFHYKDLQETYVPGAYERLLLDGMMGDATLYTRGDGLEAAWCFVQPILDFWKHNPNAPLYGYPAGTWGPDCADKLIGGEKQTWRYPCKNLADDGIYCEL, encoded by the coding sequence ATGGGACAAATACAAGACCAGGTGCTGGTGATCTTCGGAGCATCGGGCGACCTAACTTATCGTAAATTGATTCCTGCATTGTTCGATCTCTTTATGCAGGATTTGTTGCCCAGAAATTTTACTATTCTGGGTGTGAGCCGCACAGAATTCACGGATGCGACTTTCCGCGACAAAATGAACGATGGCATTCGTCAGTTTGCCTACTTCAAAAATCCGAGCAAAGAAAAGCTTACCGTTTTTGATGAAAAACTTCATTATCTTGCCATTGAAACGAAAGAAGCAAGTGAATATGTAAAGCTGCAACATAAACTCAAAAAAATTGACCACGACCATCAAACAGGAGGAAATTATCTGTTTTATCTCTCCACGCCACCGGCTTTGTATGGTTTGATTCCTCAGTTTCTGGCAAAATTCGGACTCAACAAAGGACACAACGGTTTTCCGCGGCTGATTATTGAAAAACCGTTTGGTGAAGATGTTTATTCGGCTTTCCAACTCAATAAATTATTGCTGGAGTTTTTCAAGGAAGAACAGATTTACCGCATCGACCATTATCTTGGCAAGGAGACTGTTCAGAATGTGCTTGTAACCCGTTTTGCAAATGGTATTTATGAACCGCTTTGGAATCGGAACTATATCGATCGGGTGGAGATTACCGCGGCCGAAAGTCTCGGTGTGGAAGGTCGTGGGGGCTATTACGACCACGCGGGAGCGCTTCGTGATATGGTGCAAAATCACCTGTTGCAACTGGTTGCCCTGGTTGCGATGGAACCTCCTACGGAAATAAGTGCCGGAGCTATCCGCAATGAAAAAATGAAAGTGTTTCAGTCACTTCGACCGCTGAAGGAACACGATTTATTCAACAGCGTGATACGCGGCCAATACATGTCATCGAACATTCGGGGTGGTCACTTCAAAGGTTATCGTGAGGAAGTCGGGGTCGATCCGATGTCGCGAACCGAAACTTACGTGGCCCTGAAATTCTTTATCGACAACTGGCGCTGGGGTGGGGTGCCGTTTTATATCCGTACCGGAAAACGTATGCCGACGCGTGTGTCTGAAATTGTCATTCATTTTAAGCCAACTCCGCATAAGCTCTTTGTAAGCAATCCCGATTTCTGGACAATGGGCAATCAGCTCGTACTGCGCATTCACCCCGATGAGGGAATTCTGTTGAAAACCGGCATGAAAGTGCCCGGTGCCGGCTTTGAGGTGAAAACCGTGAATATGGATTTTCATTACAAAGACTTGCAGGAGACCTATGTGCCGGGAGCTTACGAACGTCTTTTACTGGATGGAATGATGGGAGATGCAACGCTTTATACCCGTGGCGATGGTTTGGAGGCAGCATGGTGTTTCGTACAGCCTATTCTTGATTTTTGGAAACACAATCCGAATGCTCCGCTCTATGGATATCCGGCTGGAACATGGGGACCTGATTGTGCCGATAAATTGATTGGAGGAGAGAAACAAACATGGCGTTATCCGTGTAAGAATCTTGCAGATGATGGAATTTACTGTGAATTATGA
- the gnd gene encoding phosphogluconate dehydrogenase (NAD(+)-dependent, decarboxylating), whose translation MKIGFIGLGKMGGKMVQRLLNDGHQVVVYNLTQPEVDEAVAAGAIAASGLKDLVGKLEGKKLVWLMVPSGKPVDINLEALSELLLEGDIIVDGGNSYWRDSVARGEKLKEKGIQYIDCGTSGGVWGLQNGYCLMYGGPKKACDFAEPIFKSLAPENGYIYCGEGGAGHMTKMVHNGIEYGMMQAYAEGFEIMKNSPYNVDLEKVAKVWMNGSVVRSWLLELIGNALEKDQELSDLQPWVADSGEGRWTVQTAMDFDVPAQVITSSLFARFQSRQENSYAMKLLAAMRNQFGGHEVKKS comes from the coding sequence ATGAAAATAGGATTTATAGGTTTAGGCAAGATGGGCGGTAAGATGGTACAACGCCTGTTGAATGATGGTCATCAGGTGGTGGTATATAATCTTACTCAACCCGAAGTCGATGAGGCTGTTGCAGCCGGCGCTATAGCAGCTTCCGGTCTGAAAGATTTGGTTGGCAAACTGGAAGGTAAAAAACTGGTATGGCTGATGGTACCTTCCGGGAAACCGGTGGATATCAATTTGGAAGCATTGTCAGAATTGCTTCTGGAAGGCGATATTATTGTGGACGGAGGTAATAGCTACTGGCGCGATTCTGTTGCTCGTGGAGAGAAACTTAAAGAAAAGGGAATTCAGTATATCGATTGCGGTACCAGCGGTGGTGTGTGGGGCTTGCAAAACGGTTATTGTCTGATGTATGGCGGGCCAAAAAAGGCTTGCGATTTTGCAGAACCAATCTTTAAAAGCCTGGCTCCCGAAAACGGATATATCTACTGCGGCGAAGGCGGTGCCGGTCACATGACCAAGATGGTGCATAACGGCATCGAATACGGTATGATGCAGGCCTATGCCGAAGGTTTTGAAATAATGAAGAATTCGCCTTACAATGTCGATTTGGAAAAGGTGGCTAAAGTCTGGATGAACGGTTCGGTAGTGCGTTCGTGGCTGCTCGAACTGATCGGAAATGCGCTTGAAAAAGATCAGGAATTGAGCGATTTGCAACCATGGGTGGCTGATAGCGGCGAAGGTCGCTGGACAGTACAAACCGCTATGGATTTTGACGTTCCCGCACAGGTTATCACCTCTTCGCTTTTTGCCCGCTTTCAGTCGCGTCAGGAAAATTCGTATGCCATGAAATTACTGGCAGCCATGCGGAATCAGTTTGGCGGTCACGAGGTGAAAAAATCATAA
- a CDS encoding L-serine ammonia-lyase, with the protein MDSITELYRIGYGPSSSHTMAPSKAAAMFMEKHPETDHFRVTLYGSLAATGKGHLTDKAIIDQMKGRQVEIEWQPKIFLPFHPNGMKFDALDANKNITDSWQVFSVGGGALAEEGQSQIKNAIYPFTTMEEVLDYCDKEGLAFWQVVEQFEGTSINDFLKKVWKTMCDAVERGIENEGTLPGILKLQRKAPNYYVKAKGYSESLQRRGMVYAFALAVAEENAAGGLIVTAPTCGACAVVPAVLYQLKKYHNFSEARILRALATAGLIGNLVKTNASISGADVGCQGEIGTACSMAAAAATQLFGGTNTQIEYAAEMGMEHHLGLTCDPVAGLVQIPCIERNAMAADRAFNCCTYSLLSDGKHRISFDQICKTMLRTGKDLAASYKETAQGGLAILKNIC; encoded by the coding sequence ATGGATTCAATTACCGAATTATACCGGATAGGATACGGACCTTCCAGCAGTCACACGATGGCTCCTTCAAAAGCAGCTGCCATGTTTATGGAAAAACATCCTGAAACTGACCATTTCAGAGTGACTTTATACGGAAGTCTGGCTGCAACAGGCAAAGGGCACCTTACCGACAAAGCGATTATCGACCAGATGAAAGGCAGACAGGTAGAGATTGAGTGGCAACCAAAAATATTCCTACCCTTCCACCCGAATGGCATGAAATTCGACGCTCTGGATGCAAATAAAAACATCACAGACAGCTGGCAGGTTTTCAGCGTAGGCGGCGGAGCTCTTGCAGAAGAAGGGCAATCCCAAATTAAAAACGCGATCTATCCATTCACCACCATGGAAGAAGTTCTTGATTACTGCGACAAAGAAGGACTGGCATTCTGGCAAGTCGTTGAACAATTTGAAGGGACTTCAATCAATGATTTTCTCAAGAAGGTTTGGAAAACCATGTGCGATGCCGTGGAACGGGGAATTGAAAACGAAGGAACGTTGCCCGGCATATTAAAACTACAACGGAAAGCACCCAACTACTATGTGAAAGCAAAAGGATACAGCGAATCATTGCAACGCCGTGGAATGGTATATGCCTTTGCTTTGGCAGTAGCCGAAGAAAATGCAGCGGGAGGACTTATCGTAACGGCTCCTACCTGCGGTGCCTGTGCGGTAGTTCCGGCTGTACTGTACCAGCTAAAAAAATACCACAACTTCTCCGAAGCCCGCATTTTAAGAGCTTTAGCAACTGCCGGCCTGATCGGAAATTTAGTGAAAACAAATGCCTCCATTTCGGGTGCCGATGTAGGATGTCAGGGAGAAATAGGCACCGCCTGTTCCATGGCAGCAGCCGCGGCGACCCAACTTTTCGGAGGCACAAATACTCAAATAGAATATGCAGCAGAAATGGGCATGGAGCATCATCTGGGGCTCACCTGCGATCCGGTGGCAGGATTGGTACAAATCCCCTGCATAGAGAGAAATGCTATGGCTGCCGATCGTGCTTTCAACTGTTGCACCTATTCTTTGCTTTCGGATGGGAAACACCGTATTTCCTTCGACCAAATTTGCAAAACGATGCTGCGTACCGGCAAAGATCTTGCCGCATCATATAAAGAAACAGCGCAAGGTGGTCTGGCTATATTGAAGAATATCTGCTGA
- a CDS encoding heavy metal-binding domain-containing protein — MKTKTIFMMMAIAGVVATASCSKSAQKSEAVKESAPTAKVIYTCPMDTDVVSDHPGKCPKCGMDLVKK; from the coding sequence ATGAAGACTAAAACAATTTTCATGATGATGGCAATTGCGGGTGTGGTTGCAACTGCTTCTTGTAGCAAATCGGCTCAAAAAAGCGAGGCTGTCAAAGAATCGGCTCCAACCGCAAAGGTGATTTATACTTGTCCGATGGATACGGATGTGGTATCTGATCATCCCGGCAAATGTCCGAAGTGCGGCATGGATCTGGTTAAAAAATAA
- a CDS encoding efflux RND transporter periplasmic adaptor subunit — translation MIRNKYIQWALIFVVGLGLGWLFFSHSFQNNPVTAQKSESAKQIWTCSMHPQIRQDHPGKCPLCGMDLIPLQQNSEAQNPAVITLSEDAVQMANIQTSQVMKGAAAKDIRLYGRVENDERAVSVLPAHLPGRIDKLLINFTGDRVVQGQTIAIVYSPELVQAQQELLEAKKLNGSVPGALEAAREKLRQWKLTPAQINVVENGGRPVTEFAVKATTSGVVTKKMVNQGDYVSQGAALYEVTDLSRLWVLFDVYETDLPWIKAGDNLSYELQSMPGKEFSGRVSFVSPMVDSRSRTVKIRVEAPNRNSLFKPGMLASGVLKAKLKGNASDLIVPRSAVLWTGTRSVVYVKVPNATTPSFEMRSVTLGTDLGESIIVTAGLHEGENVVTNGVFSVDAAAQLAGKQSMMNHPETAPVVVGEKPAKNKSTQHKKIVYVCPMKEDADVVSDHPGKCPKCGMSLVKKEL, via the coding sequence ATGATTCGAAATAAATATATCCAATGGGCGTTGATTTTTGTGGTCGGGCTGGGATTGGGATGGTTGTTCTTCTCTCATTCATTCCAAAATAATCCGGTTACCGCTCAAAAGTCCGAAAGCGCCAAACAAATATGGACTTGTTCCATGCACCCGCAGATCCGGCAGGATCATCCGGGGAAATGTCCTCTTTGTGGCATGGATCTTATTCCGTTGCAGCAAAACAGTGAAGCTCAGAATCCGGCAGTGATTACTTTGTCGGAAGATGCTGTGCAGATGGCCAATATTCAGACTTCACAGGTTATGAAAGGCGCTGCAGCAAAAGATATCCGGCTTTACGGGCGGGTGGAAAATGACGAACGTGCCGTATCGGTACTACCGGCGCATCTACCGGGGCGCATCGACAAACTGTTGATCAATTTTACCGGCGACAGGGTAGTGCAGGGGCAAACCATTGCCATTGTCTATTCACCCGAACTGGTACAGGCTCAACAGGAATTGCTGGAGGCGAAGAAACTCAACGGCAGCGTGCCCGGAGCATTAGAGGCTGCCCGCGAAAAGCTTCGCCAGTGGAAATTGACACCGGCTCAAATCAACGTGGTGGAAAATGGCGGGCGTCCGGTGACGGAGTTTGCCGTAAAAGCGACTACCTCGGGTGTGGTTACCAAAAAAATGGTCAATCAGGGCGATTATGTGTCGCAGGGAGCCGCATTGTATGAGGTGACTGATTTGTCGCGGCTGTGGGTGTTGTTTGATGTTTACGAAACGGATCTGCCCTGGATTAAGGCAGGCGATAATCTTTCGTACGAACTTCAGTCGATGCCTGGTAAAGAGTTTTCCGGCAGAGTGTCGTTCGTCTCTCCGATGGTCGACAGCCGTTCGCGCACGGTCAAAATCAGAGTGGAAGCTCCGAACCGAAATTCACTTTTCAAACCGGGAATGCTGGCTTCGGGCGTGTTGAAAGCAAAGTTGAAAGGCAATGCTTCCGACCTGATCGTTCCGCGTTCGGCAGTGCTTTGGACCGGCACACGCTCGGTGGTTTACGTCAAAGTGCCGAATGCCACTACACCCTCTTTTGAAATGCGGAGTGTAACTCTCGGCACCGATTTGGGCGAGAGCATTATCGTAACGGCGGGTTTACACGAAGGTGAAAATGTGGTCACCAACGGTGTGTTCAGTGTCGATGCGGCAGCACAATTGGCCGGTAAACAGAGTATGATGAACCATCCTGAAACGGCGCCTGTGGTTGTCGGTGAAAAGCCGGCAAAGAACAAGAGCACACAGCATAAAAAGATTGTTTACGTTTGTCCGATGAAAGAAGATGCTGACGTTGTCTCGGATCATCCCGGCAAATGTCCGAAGTGTGGTATGAGCTTGGTGAAGAAAGAATTATAA
- a CDS encoding TolC family protein, producing the protein MRTILIFMLFVFIAGTTKAQDSLDGYLKIAAQNNPALKSKYNKYLASLQKVPQVGALPDPDLSFGYFIEPMEVLGGKQRAQIQLMQMFPWSGTLKAAKNEAAQMAQSDFEAFRAEKEELFYNVRKSYFQLWFTDRQIIVNDSTLVLLQSLEKLLLAKLGSENGSIAATASRSATSELSPQKGAMGMNPDGNPDNSVRPSPAMGGGSSMSKAGSALNDLLQLRTETGTLENAIASLKQRRMVMATQFNLLLNRQPDAPVDLPTELAVPDGDYQSAALFDSIKQNNPMLKMPQSDIAAYRYRQVMNRKMGYPMVGLGLNYTVVQKSEMSTSSMNGKDMVMPMLSVKLPLYRKKYTAAVREAQLLEQSASENAVNVQNMLFMELTDTQLAIDEANRNLRLATQNSELTQQRFNLQRTQFAVSGSGFDELLRTQQSLLDYRISLLQAQTDKRIAYAELQKLVAK; encoded by the coding sequence ATGAGAACGATATTAATTTTTATGCTATTTGTTTTTATTGCTGGAACGACTAAGGCGCAGGATTCATTGGATGGCTATTTGAAGATTGCCGCTCAAAATAATCCGGCATTGAAGTCTAAGTACAACAAGTACCTGGCTTCGTTGCAGAAGGTGCCTCAGGTAGGTGCATTGCCCGATCCCGATCTGTCGTTCGGTTACTTTATCGAACCGATGGAGGTGTTGGGAGGAAAGCAGCGGGCGCAGATCCAGTTGATGCAGATGTTCCCATGGTCGGGTACACTGAAAGCAGCTAAAAACGAGGCGGCTCAGATGGCGCAATCTGATTTTGAGGCTTTCCGTGCCGAGAAAGAGGAATTGTTCTACAACGTAAGAAAGAGCTATTTTCAACTCTGGTTTACCGACCGGCAAATCATCGTCAATGATTCGACGTTGGTGCTGCTACAAAGCCTCGAAAAATTACTGCTGGCGAAACTGGGCAGTGAGAATGGCAGTATTGCGGCAACCGCTTCGAGATCAGCAACGAGCGAACTGTCGCCGCAAAAAGGGGCTATGGGCATGAATCCCGATGGTAATCCCGACAATAGTGTCCGTCCGTCTCCGGCAATGGGAGGAGGAAGTTCTATGAGCAAAGCAGGTTCGGCTTTGAATGATTTATTGCAATTGCGGACAGAAACTGGAACACTCGAAAACGCGATTGCTTCGTTGAAACAGCGCCGGATGGTGATGGCAACGCAGTTCAATTTGCTGCTCAACCGACAACCGGATGCACCGGTCGATTTGCCGACAGAGCTTGCTGTACCTGATGGCGATTATCAGAGTGCTGCTTTGTTTGATTCCATCAAGCAGAACAATCCTATGCTGAAAATGCCACAATCCGATATTGCAGCCTATCGCTACCGTCAGGTGATGAACCGGAAAATGGGGTATCCGATGGTGGGACTTGGACTGAATTATACGGTGGTGCAAAAGAGTGAGATGAGCACTTCGTCGATGAATGGCAAGGATATGGTGATGCCTATGTTGTCGGTCAAGTTGCCGCTTTACCGGAAAAAGTATACGGCTGCAGTGCGTGAAGCGCAATTACTGGAGCAATCGGCCTCTGAAAATGCAGTGAACGTGCAGAATATGCTTTTTATGGAATTGACTGATACGCAGCTGGCCATCGACGAAGCCAACCGAAACCTGCGGCTTGCAACGCAAAACAGTGAATTGACGCAGCAACGGTTCAATCTGCAGCGAACGCAGTTTGCCGTTTCCGGCAGTGGTTTCGACGAGCTGCTGCGCACGCAACAATCGTTGCTCGACTACCGGATCTCTTTGTTGCAGGCTCAAACCGACAAACGGATTGCATATGCGGAATTGCAGAAACTGGTGGCAAAATAG